One Vitis vinifera cultivar Pinot Noir 40024 chromosome 8, ASM3070453v1 genomic window carries:
- the LOC100241826 gene encoding IQ domain-containing protein IQM6 — protein sequence MGMVASCPFADDLDRDFEAALLRSLSFGAHDVKNALRSFSFNGHDSERPTMKSFPSGKMIFEGSLSFKRTELDTRISLKAPCPDSIKSKDTNEQVPKSDSLLEKIPPLTLPERGNRTFQAALKLQKVYKSFRTRRQLADCAVLVEQRWWKVLDFAELKRSSISFFDIERTESVFSRWSRARTRAAKVGKGLSKDEKARKLALQHWLEAIDPRHRYGHNLQFYYVKWLHCESRQPFFYWLDIGEGKEVNLVDRCPRSKLQQQCIKYLGPIERKAYEVIVENGKFLYKQTRTLIDTVSGPKDTKWIFVLSTSKKLYIGKKSKGTFQHSSFLAGGATLSAGRLVVEEGVLKAVWPHSGHYLPTEENFQEFMLFLRENDVDLTNVTQYASEEEETGNKKVGGFSLRNNPSEADLTRDDEETDDMDSAQVETDSRNQDSSAAGAEPHPPTSRLSRGLCSKITRLEIPERSDVFEKFMEEAGEPDSPSCGYETAEESFLTEEDFIYPKVNLFNEDQEEENAKPIPKEKIMMRINSHKGMKSYQLAQQLSSKWTTGAGPRIGCMRDYPSELQFRVLEQVNFSPRSAVATPSSTPKPTRFGAKVLTPAPHRRETNTSQSALASEQGDIATDSNTSSQ from the exons ATGGGAATGGTTGCTTCATGCCCATTTGCAGACGATTTAGACAGAGACTTTGAAGCTGCTCTATTAAGATCCCTCAGCTTCGGAGCCCAtgatgtgaagaatgcattGCGATCCTTCAGTTTCAATGGCCATGATTCGGAACGCCCTACAATGAAGTCGTTTCCGTCTGGGAAGATGATATTTGAAGGGTCGCTAAGCTTCAAAAGGACTGAATTGGATACCAGGATCTCACTCAAGGCTCCTTGCCCTGATAGCATTAAGAGCAAAGACACCAATGAACAAGTCCCGAAATCGGATAGCCTACTGGAGAAAATCCCGCCACTGACATTGCCAGAAAGAGGAAACAGAACATTCCAGGCTGCATTGAAGTTGCAGAAGGTGTATAAAAGTTTCCGAACCAGAAGACAGCTAGCAGATTGTGCAGTTCTTGTGGAGCAGAGATG GTGGAAAGTGTTGGATTTCGCTGAACTCAAACGGAGttctatatcattttttgaCATTGAGAGGACGGAAAGTGTTTTTTCACGTTGGTCAAGAGCAAGAACCAGAGCTGCCAAGGTAGGGAAAGGTTTATCGAAGGATGAAAAGGCCCGGAAACTTGCTTTGCAGCACTGGCTTGAGGCT ATTGATCCTAGACATCGATACGGGCATAATCTTCAGTTTTATTATGTCAAATGGCTGCACTGTGAAAGTAGACAGCCCTTCTTTTATTG GCTTGATATAGGAGAAGGAAAAGAAGTGAATCTTGTTGACAGATGCCCTCGATCGAAACTTCAGCAACAATGCATCAAATATCTTGGTCCG ATAGAAAGGAAGGCCTATGAAGTTATAGTGGAGAATGGGAAGTTCCTCTACAAGCAGACAAGAACGCTGATCGATACAGTGAGTGGACCAAAAGATACAAAGTGGATCTTTGTCCTCAGTACATCCAAGAAATTGTATATTGGAAAGAAGAGCAAAGGAACATTTCAACATTCAAGTTTTTTGGCTGGAGGAGCCACACTGTCTGCTGGGAGATTGGTAGTGGAAGAGGGTGTTCTAAAG GCTGTCTGGCCTCACAGTGGACATTATCTTCCAACAGAAGAAAACTTTCAGGAATTCATGTTGTTCCTCCGGGAAAATGATGTAGATCTCACTAATGTTACA CAATATGCtagtgaagaagaagagaccGGCAACAAAAAGGTCGGTGGTTTCAGCCTTCGAAACAACCCATCAGAGGCAGATTTAACTCGAGATGATGAAGAAACCGATGATATGGACTCAGCTCAAGTGGAAACAGATTCAAGAAATCAAGACTCAAGTGCAGCAGGAGCAGAGCCTCATCCACCAACCTCGAGATTGTCTCGAGGATTGTGCTCAAAAATAACCAGACTCGAAATACCAGAAAGAAGTGATGTGTTTGAGAAGTTCATGGAAGAAGCAGGGGAGCCAGATTCACCCTCATGCGGTTACGAAACAGCAGAAGAATCATTTTTAACTGAGGAAGATTTCATATATCCTAAAGTGAATTTGTTCAATGAAgatcaagaagaagaaaatgcaaaacccatcccaaaagaaaaaatcatgaTGAGGATAAATTCACATAAAGGAATGAAGTCATACCAGTTGGCTCAGCAGTTATCCAGTAAATGGACAACAGGAGCTGGACCCCGAATTGGGTGCATGAGGGACTACCCTTCGGAGCTTCAATTCCGGGTTTTAGAGCAAGTCAACTTTTCTCCAAGAAGTGCTGTTGCTACTCCTAGTTCAACTCCAAAACCGACCAGGTTTGGTGCCAAGGTTTTGACCCCAGCTCCTCATAGGAGAGAAACAAATACTAGCCAAAGTGCCCTTGCTTCAGAGCAAGGTGACATTGCCACAGATAGCAACACCAGTAGCCAGTAA
- the LOC100264108 gene encoding homogentisate solanesyltransferase, chloroplastic: MELAFSPSSSLRISATTPHCDSSYLHRRIPINPACKSSVWLLKSPENPSSIGFHHRTGFPKPVSSTHFRRFSIWASTQVGAAGSDPPLNKFSVFKDACWRFLRPHTIRGTALGSTALVARALIENPNLIKWSLLFKAFSGLLALICGNGYIVGINQIYDISIDKVNKPYLPIAAGDLSVQSAWFLVLFFAVAGVLIVGSNFGSFITSLYCLGLVLGTIYSVPPFRMKRFPVAAFLIIATVRGFLLNFGVYYATRAALGLPFMWSAPVVFITTFVTLFALVIAITKDLPDVEGDRKYQISTLATKLGVRNIAFLGSGLLLVNYIGSILAAIYMPQAFRLSLMIPAHAILAAGLIFQARVLEQANYTKEAISDFYRFIWNLFYVEYIIFPFI; the protein is encoded by the exons ATGGAGCTCGCCTTCTCTCCTTCATCTTCGCTTCGGATTTCAGCTACTACTCCTCACTGCGACTCCTCGTATCTACACAGGAGGATACCCATTAATCCCGCTTGTAAATCTTCTGTCTGGTTACTGAAATCTCCTGAAAACCCCTCTTCCATTGGTTTCCACCACCGCACAGGCTTCCCCAAACCCGTTTCAAGCACACATTTTAGGCGTTTTAGCATCTGG GCTAGCACTCAAGTTGGAGCTGCTGGATCTGATCCACCACTGAACAAATTTTCAGTGTTCAAAGATGCATGCTGGAGATTCTTAAGACCCCATACGATTCGCGGAACAGCATTAGGGTCCAC TGCTTTGGTAGCAAGGGCATTGATTGAGAACCCAAATCTGATAAAGTGGTCATTGTTGTTCAAGGCATTTTCTGGTCTTCTTGCTCTTATATGTGGAAATGGTTATATAGTGGGCATCAATCAGATCTATGATATCAGTATTGACAA GGTAAATAAACCTTATTTACCTATTGCTGCGGGTGACCTTTCAGTTCAGTCTGCATGGTTTTTGGTATTGTTTTTTGCTGTAGCAGGCGTTTTGATTGTCGGATCCAACTTTGGGTCATTCATCACTTCGCTTTACTGTCTTGGCCTCGTTCTTGGCACCATCTATTCTGTTCCTCCATTTAGAATGAAGAGATTTCCAGTTGCAGCATTTCTAATAATTGCGACG GTACGGggttttcttcttaattttggTGTATATTATGCCACAAGAGCTGCACTTGGACTTCCATTTATGTGGAG TGCACctgtggttttcatcacaaccTTTGTGACACTGTTTGCACTGGTTATTGCCATAACGAAAGATCTTCCAGATGTTGAGGGTGACCGCAA GTATCAGATATCAACCTTGGCAACAAAGCTTGGTGTTAGAAACATTGCTTTTCTTGGTTCTGGACTTTTGCTGGTAAATTATATTGGTTCCATTTTGGCAGCAATTTATATGCCTCAG GCTTTCAGGCTTAGCTTAATGATACCTGCACATGCCATCTTAGCTGCGGGTTTGATATTCCAG GCACGCGTATTAGAACAAGCAAATTATACCAAG GAAGCAATCTCGGATTTCTATCGGTTCATTTGGAACCTCTTCTATGTTGAGTATATCATATTCCCTTTCATCTAG
- the LOC100243591 gene encoding small ribosomal subunit protein uS7, producing MAVEVADAAGGITNLQETTVKLFNRWSFDEVQISDISLEDYIAVNPAKHATYVPHTAGRYSVKRFRKAQCPIVERLTNSLMMHGRNNGKKLMAVRIIKHAMEIIHLLTEQNPIQVIVDAVINSGPREDATRIGSAGVVRRQAVDISPLRRINQAIYLLTTGARESAFRNIKTIAECLADELINAAKGSSNSYAIKKKDEIERVAKANR from the exons ATGGCAGTTGAGGTCGCTGATGCTGCTGGTGGAATTACCAATCTTCAGGAGACGACTGTGAAGCTCTTCAACCGCTGGAGCTTTGATGAAGTGCAG ATTTCTGACATATCTCTGGAGGACTACATTGCTGTGAATCCAGCCAAGCATGCCACCTATGTCCCTCACACAGCTGGGAGGTATTCTGTCAAGCGGTTCCGGAAAGCTCAATGTCCAATAGTGGAGAGGCTTACTAACTCTCTGATGATGCATGGTCGCAACAACGGGAAGAAGCTGATGGCAGTTCGAATCATTAAGCATGCCATGGAAATTATCCACTTGTTGACTGAGCAGAATCCCATCCAAGTGATTGTTGATGCTGTGATCAACAG TGGGCCAAGAGAAGATGCAACTCGAATTGGCTCAGCTGGTGTTGTGAGGCGTCAAGCTGTTGATATCTCCCCTTTGAGACGCATCAATCAAGCTATCTATCTCCTCACTACCGGAGCCCGAGAATCTGCTTTCAGGAACATAAAGACAATAGCTGAATGTTTGGCTGATGAACTCATCAATGCTGCAAAAGGTTCATCCAACAG TTATGCAATCAAGAAAAAGGATGAGATCGAGAGAGTTGCAAAGGCCAACCGTTGA